The Archocentrus centrarchus isolate MPI-CPG fArcCen1 chromosome 24, fArcCen1, whole genome shotgun sequence DNA segment CATAGGCAGCCTTTTTGAGACCCTCATAAACCactttaaacatactttaagacTAAACTAGGATTGGaaatacactgcaaaaaaaaaaaaaatttgacacTTGATCATCGCAGTATAGCACAAAGTCTGTTAAAGTTTAGGTATATCAAACAAACTATTGTGAAGCCATGTgacctgctttggtgcaaatcaATGTGACAACAGGTACACTTGGAGAGTCAACAACAAGACTAACCCCCCCAAAAAGGGAATGGTTTTGCAGGTGATGGCCACAGACCATTGTGATCGCCATACTCTTCCTGACTGATTTCTCTATGTTTTGCTTTTCGTTAGTGTccttgtcactgctggtagcatgaaaTCGAACCTGCAGCTCATTCAGATTTCTTCAGGATGGTACATCCATACGTTCTGTCACATGAAGGTTTGCTGCATCTCGCAGCACGGTCTCACAAATGCGCAGGAGACACCAGAGGATGGGCATCGACATGAGGAGAGCTGGACGTGGCTGTAGAAGGGTATcaacccagcagcagctccGTATCTGCTGCCTCGTAAAAGGctaaacaggaggagcactgctaAAATGACCTCCAGCGGGCTACTTAGGTTACTGGCCAAAATTTCAGAGTCAGACTCCGTGAGGGTGGCatgagggcctgacatccttTTGTGGGGTCTGTGCTCACAGGCCAGCGCCATGTCGCTCCACTGGCATTTGCAGAAAGAAGCACAACTGGCAGGTCCGCTACTGGCACCCAGTCTCTTCATAGATGATGTTGCAGGCATCACAACATTTGTCATGGCATCTCCAGACACTTTCACGCCTGTCGTATGTGCTCAGTGTGATCCTGTTCTCATTTGTCAAGAGAACGGGGGCCACTGCCGGACCCGCCAGTTCTGGTTTATGCTTCATAAATGGACAGATTGTATCCCTGAAGTTGAACCGACTTTGTGTTCCACTGTAATGATCGAGTGTTCCCTTGATTTCTTTGAGCGGAGTACAAATTAATAGtgaaatgtacttttttttttttttataaaagacATAATCCACAACAGTCAAGTGTATGTAAGAGTTAATCATGGATTTTTGTGTTTGGATTTCGAGTGACTGTACATATGCTGCCCCATCAGATCCATCTGTTTCAACTTGTTAGCCAAGTGAGCAATGTGACCATTTTCCTGTCAAgcattaattattttcttttccattaGTATATATCTGTTTTTTCAAGATTCATTGCAGGAATGCACACAAGAAGTGTTTCACTACATCGCTTGAAATTCCTACCTCTGACTCACAAACTTAAGAAATCTCAAAGAGCAAATTAAAGTCTTGAGTGAGTTCATGTGAGACCACTTAAATGTCTAACGCACTCAACTGCTGAGTGGTTTCTGCTCTTTGGTGAGAGTGGAGAGGGGGAAACATTCCTATGCAATTCTGGAGGAGTTTGAGATAATTCATGACAAATGACCCCAGCGTGCTCATGCTCAGCGAGCTAGTTTTTGCCTGCCTCGACAAGTTGCTGCAGCATCGAGACACAGACAAATCTGACAGAGGGGAGAGGTTGCAAACTAAAATAACTTAACAGCGTGCTTGATCGTTTAATTGGTTTAAGCACGGTCTTCATATTCAACTGCTGTACGGGCAAGACACTGACAGCACATTtccctttttattttctatacTTTAGTCTCTAAGCGGGTGGCTCAGTCTCACTGTCAGATAAAGTGTTTTTGAGGAATGTGatgcttctgcatttttctgGACATTTTCAATTCCTATGGGAAATgaggctttttttccctcccttctATTTAACTCCGcgtttgtgttcagttttctttACAGCACTCTCCCTGAGGAAAGCACAGGGCACAACTTATTATCTTTATCTATAAATTTAGTTTTCAGTTAATGACTTGCAAGCCAAAAAAACaccaataaaaatgcaaataattaaacaaacaagcactgtgctttgtttgtatttgtaatTAACCAAGTTTCCTTTGTAGAGCTCTGTTTTCACATTAGAAttaagaggattttttttgttgatctTTGTCACAAAGATCTAATTAAatcaatttttcattttcagtgttgCAATAACATTTCCAAGACGGgtttatatgtttttaataaGCACAGTTAAACACCAAATGTGCACCAGGTgatacccccccccaaaaaaaaaaatctctcttcaCTATcactgacctaaatccaaaCATTATCTCATCGTGGCGAAGGTGAGCGTCATCATCAATAGAGAGAATGGCTTCGGTTTCCACGGCATCCCAGGGCAGGAAGCGGTTGTTCAAGCTGTTCTTTTCTGTGCGGACCACCTGCAGGTATGAGAGGTAGAAAGAGCATTCATAAAAGGCACTTTTTAAAGCAGAACTAAGAGTCTAGATGAGAACATGTTTGAGCTAATGCTTCATACTGTGCATTTTGTGCTTATGTAATAACTGCTTCAAAAACTCTAAGTCTGTTTCCGGTATATTGCTGCAAATCGTTGTTGGGTTTAAACTGTTACAGTAAGTTTGAGCAAAGTAAAATAAGTACAGTGCTTTAGAAGTTTTCACAAGAACTTTAGGTGCACTTTATTCAAATAGGACTGCAAAAAACAAGCACTTTTAACACCAGTTAGTAGAGATCAAGTCCCATATCAGCCAAACCGATGCATACTGGCATCTGTGTAAACTGTTAGGTATATGCGATATGGAAACTTTTTCAATAATATAATGCAGATCTATATGCTTGAGGCAATGTAGATTTAATGTTATCACACAGTCTGAACAGCACAGGGGCTCTGTCTCTTTTACAATCTCAAAACTCTGTGTAGCACATGTAACAGCAGCCTCTCAGCTGAGCATATGGCGGTGTGTTGTCTTTCAGTTAAGCTGCCAAGTAGTTTGTAAAATGCATTCCTGGACAATTAAACTATGATGccatcatttttcctttttttaatataactaaCATATGAGCTCTATTGTGGAGCGGTTTACACATTCTTCTAACATGCAAAAGATCCCTGGTTAAATCCCTTTAGGGTTGCGTGAAGAAGGGCTTACTTTGTTTCAGAGAGGTCAAATGATTGGCCTgcatcaagcaaaaaaaaagcggaggagactgctgaaactactAAAACTGGGTAAAGAACTCTCAAATGCATTAAAACCCAGCAGGACAGTGGTGAACCATCATCTTTGATGAAGAAATGCAGTCAAAATcttgaaaaaaatctttgtgaAAAAATGATTAAGATTCGATTTCACCAAATATTTCAGTGCTCTCCAATCACAAACTGCCAGCAGAACGCACAGCTGTGTTAAATAATGAAAGTAAGAACATTTTAGCATGCACAAAGCAACGACAACTTATGGGACTGGAACTAAACAGCTGTCCAGCCTTAAGAATGTCAGTATAAACAAAAGGCTTCAACTTGCCAGGGAGCATAAAGACTGGACTCTGGAGAAATGGAAAAAGGTCATATGCTCTGATGGGTCCAGATCTACCTTATTCCAGAGTGATGGAAAGCATCAGGGTAAGAAGGCAGGTGGATGCAGTGATGCATCCATCATGCCTAGTGCCTGCCTGGGAAGGAAGTGTTACGATATAAAAATTAGGTCAGCTgtctacctgaatatactgcaCGACCAGGTTTTTCcatcagtggatttttttttcttcatccctAATAGCATGAGTATTCCAAGAtaacaatgccaggattcactGGGCTCAAACTGTGAAAGAGTGGTCTGGGGAGTATGTGACATTTTCACACAGGGATTGGCTACCAGAGAGTCCAGACCTGAACTccactgagaatctttgggaaGTGCTGCAGAAGACTACCCAGCAGTCCGATTCTTCCATCATCAACACAAGATCTTGGAGAAGAGTTAATGCAAtgctggatggaaataaataatattgtGACATTGTATAAGCTTATTGAAACAATGCCACTgtgtgacagattttttttggttgagAGTTTATTTATAGCAGTTGACAGTAGATTTCTTCTGCTTCCAACAtatcttgtgtttgtgttgccaaTACCGACAAAGCTGGTAGACATTTAGTTTACAGTGACATACTAAACAGAAACAACAAATCTTCACATCCAAGAGGTTCCTTTTAGCTTGCTAAAGGAATACGTTAGTTTAGATTATTAATTTAACTAGCTTAATAATTAACAAAACACTTCAGCACTTCACTGACAAAGATGGTGAATATAAGTGTCAGTTTCAGTGTGGCAGCACCAAATTCTTTAGTGCCTCCCTATCAACTCACCACATGTGAAGAAAGTCAGTGTGACAACCTAATGGTGTGGATGTGAACCAcatgaatatttgatttttcaTCCTTAGTTCAAAGGCACAAATTTTATTATTCATGGATGTCAAACTTCTTCAATCCCTTTAGCAAAGCTGCTGGTAATTTGTATGGACTCCAATAGACTTTCAAAGAGACTGATCCTGATGTACTCAAAGAAACTTTTCATCTGACACATCAAACATTGCAGGTTACCTTTTTGCATTTCAGAGAGGAAAGGATGAGCAAGAGATGTATTCCTTACTAAAAGAACTAAACAATGCAATATAGATAAATCTGTGCACATTCGTTGAATGAAAAGATTTTTCTATACTCACCACAATTGGAAGGCCAATGTCTGGCCACAGCAGGTCATCTGAAGGAGGCTTGGGAGAATTCCACACAACCACTACCTTGTTGAGGTATGGTAGTCCATTCAGCCTCTCCAGAGAGTTCATCAGCACCTCCTCTCTCTCATAAGTTAGCATGACTACAGTGAACTGCTCTCGAGGCACGTTCCCACCCAGAGCGGCCTGAAACTCCTTCCCAGAGCCTCCTGTACCTCCACCAATAGGCCTGAAACCAGTACCTGAGCCAAGGAATTTGGCTTCAGAGGGCAGCACTGGGTCAAGAGGAGTGTGAGGAAACAGATGGAAGGGCCCTGGGGCCCGGTTCCATGCTCTAtaggtgtctgcagctgtgtatGTGAAGTTGCGGAGAAAGCGCGGAGAGGCATAAGGAGGCTCCGTCTCGACAGGACCCAAATCCAGATCACCATTGTCGGCCAGGTTGGCATCCGTCCCAGCCAGCTTCCCAGCTTTGTGAGGAATCTCATGAACTGGTTCTTCTTTGATGGGTGCAGCAGGAACCTGGATACTGGTTCTGATACTGGCCAGAATAGTGTTAAGAACATTTTCTGAGGTTGAGAAGTACGTCTCCCACAGAAAGCGGCCCTGCCGCCTCATAGCCAACATGTCATTGTCTGATAAGCTCCTCAAGAGGAAATGTAACTCTGTTACACGTGGCTTAGGGACCAAAATGGCAGCTTCGCTCCAGCGGATAAACTGGTGGTAAGGCAGCCGGGAGTGGTCCCCCAGCACAACTGGGATGGCGCCCATTTCTAAAGCCTCGAATAGCCGCATCCCAAAACCTGCTGATGCTATAAGATGTCCATCTCCTGCAGCAATAACCAAGGCAAAAGTAGAAGCCTTGAGCACCTCCagtctgtcttctctctctccacaaAGAGCCCACTCTGTTGGCAAACTTGGCCTCGGGTTCTTGCAAGTGAACTCCACTAGGACCTGATCCAAGTGGCTGTCCTGCACTGCTTTTAAGGTGCCGATTATGCGATCGTCGTAGTCAGCTGGTGGATCTCCTTCCATTTCCTCCTCAAAAGACTGAGGTGGTGCCTCTTGTAAGCTGCTCCTCAGGGACTCCACCCTCTCCCCCTGAAATGTGAAAAGGTATTTCCTCTTCACAGGAACTTGAGGTGGCACTTCCAAAAAGTTGGGTTCAGACAGGGCATGAACCAGCGGGGACACAACCAAGTCAAAACCATCACGGTACTGCTGCTCCAGGAAAGTAGACTGTGCAACTGCTGCTCGTCCGGTGCTCACATTATACAGGAAGTTCTGTGTCATAGACTTTCTAGAGAGATGCACCAGTACATGGTTGTGTCCATCAGATCGCCAGTAAGGAAGAGCTTTCAATTGCTTCTCTAGCTCTGAAGGAGATGGCagtggggaggagggggactcctGTAGCTCCCCTACCAGTACCAGATACAGACAGGCAATGCCGGGGTTATCAGTTACATAAATGTTGCTCTTAA contains these protein-coding regions:
- the extl3 gene encoding exostosin-like 3, with the protein product MQRNGGGVGIVGQPWMFRRVRLTWLSFMLFFILVFFPLIAHYYLTTIDEAGDRDKHIFGPRPGGELCEAKHVQDLCRIRESVSEELLQLEAKRQELNGEIARLNLRIEACKRSIDSAKQDLLQLKNVISQTEHSYKELMAQNQPKLSLPVRLLPDKEDPGLPPPKSPRSCRLRSCFDYARCPLTSGFPVYVYDTDAYPWGSYIDPLVKQAFATSVKSNIYVTDNPGIACLYLVLVGELQESPSSPLPSPSELEKQLKALPYWRSDGHNHVLVHLSRKSMTQNFLYNVSTGRAAVAQSTFLEQQYRDGFDLVVSPLVHALSEPNFLEVPPQVPVKRKYLFTFQGERVESLRSSLQEAPPQSFEEEMEGDPPADYDDRIIGTLKAVQDSHLDQVLVEFTCKNPRPSLPTEWALCGEREDRLEVLKASTFALVIAAGDGHLIASAGFGMRLFEALEMGAIPVVLGDHSRLPYHQFIRWSEAAILVPKPRVTELHFLLRSLSDNDMLAMRRQGRFLWETYFSTSENVLNTILASIRTSIQVPAAPIKEEPVHEIPHKAGKLAGTDANLADNGDLDLGPVETEPPYASPRFLRNFTYTAADTYRAWNRAPGPFHLFPHTPLDPVLPSEAKFLGSGTGFRPIGGGTGGSGKEFQAALGGNVPREQFTVVMLTYEREEVLMNSLERLNGLPYLNKVVVVWNSPKPPSDDLLWPDIGLPIVVVRTEKNSLNNRFLPWDAVETEAILSIDDDAHLRHDEIMFGFRVWREARDRIVGFPGRYHAWDVNHQSWLYNSNYSCELSMVLTGAAFFHKYYAYLYSYVMPQAIRDMVDEYINCEDIAMNFLVSHITRKPPIKVTSRWTFRCPGCPQALSHDDSHFHERHKCINFFVKVYGYMPLLYTQFRVDSVLFKTRLPHDKTKCFKFI